A single window of Vibrio campbellii CAIM 519 = NBRC 15631 = ATCC 25920 DNA harbors:
- a CDS encoding NAD(P)/FAD-dependent oxidoreductase, with protein MSNFVVVGGGAAGLEMVTRLASSFSSKSGHTVTLVEPSSHHLWKPRLHEIAAGTFDNELDSVAFRLHAACHGYQYVQARMSGLDRANKTITVSAEFSPEQTLKFDYLVIAVGAISNDFKIPGVSEHCLFLDSASQAEKAWEQMKQMMANGGAHRVSIVGGGATGVELAAEWAKVSKQLNRYQNDTQLSITLIEAADRVLPTSADCMSEKVLKKLQKQGVNVRLNARVKRAEADRIVTENEVIPADLQIWAAGIRCPDWLANLDGLESNRINQLKVLPTLQTTLDESVFVIGDSAECPQEDGRVVPPRAQAANQAAAHLAKQFKRLVKGKELKPFVFKDGGMVVALGHDYAVGALMNDKVVLRGRYVRRLYDTIFRLHQRVIFGWFRVSALVVLKRVKGLLNPYYKGSWS; from the coding sequence ATGTCGAATTTTGTTGTTGTCGGTGGTGGTGCTGCAGGCCTAGAAATGGTCACGCGTTTAGCGAGCAGTTTTTCAAGTAAATCTGGCCACACCGTCACTTTGGTTGAGCCATCTTCTCATCACTTATGGAAACCAAGACTGCATGAAATTGCGGCGGGCACGTTTGACAATGAGCTTGATTCGGTGGCGTTTCGCCTTCATGCTGCTTGCCACGGCTACCAGTATGTTCAAGCGCGCATGTCAGGATTAGACCGAGCAAACAAAACGATTACCGTGAGCGCTGAGTTCTCACCAGAGCAAACATTGAAATTCGATTATCTTGTGATTGCGGTTGGCGCGATCAGTAATGATTTCAAAATTCCGGGTGTGAGCGAACATTGTTTGTTCTTGGATTCTGCCTCTCAAGCAGAAAAAGCATGGGAGCAGATGAAACAAATGATGGCGAATGGTGGTGCTCACCGTGTGTCTATTGTGGGGGGCGGTGCGACTGGTGTCGAGTTGGCGGCCGAGTGGGCTAAAGTGAGCAAGCAATTAAACCGCTATCAAAATGATACTCAGCTTTCTATTACGCTTATTGAAGCCGCAGACCGCGTATTGCCCACAAGCGCTGATTGCATGTCTGAAAAAGTACTCAAGAAACTTCAAAAGCAGGGCGTTAACGTCCGCTTAAACGCAAGGGTTAAGCGTGCAGAAGCGGATCGCATTGTAACAGAAAATGAGGTTATTCCTGCTGATCTACAAATTTGGGCGGCAGGTATTCGATGCCCAGACTGGTTAGCGAATCTCGATGGTCTGGAAAGCAACCGTATTAACCAACTTAAAGTGTTACCAACGTTGCAAACCACTCTTGATGAGAGCGTTTTTGTCATCGGTGACAGTGCTGAATGTCCACAAGAGGATGGACGTGTCGTACCACCACGAGCACAAGCAGCCAACCAAGCAGCGGCGCATTTGGCGAAGCAGTTTAAGCGCTTGGTGAAAGGCAAAGAGCTTAAGCCGTTTGTATTCAAAGATGGTGGCATGGTAGTAGCACTTGGGCATGACTACGCGGTTGGCGCGTTGATGAATGACAAAGTCGTGTTACGTGGACGCTATGTTCGTCGTTTATACGACACCATTTTTAGACTACATCAACGTGTCATTTTTGGCTGGTTCCGAGTATCAGCGTTGGTTGTGCTTAAACGCGTAAAAGGTTTATTGAACCCTTATTACAAAGGCTCTTGGTCTTAA
- the tnpA gene encoding IS200/IS605 family transposase, which translates to MSRYNQASHVFWRCQYHIVWTPKYRFRILKNNIGKEVYRCIYVYCNQLGCEVVELNIQVDHVHLVVKIPPKLSISKLMGVLKGKIALKLFSKFPHLRKNRLWGNHFWQRGYFVDSVGINEEIIRRYVRHQEKQERVKQHQLALD; encoded by the coding sequence ATGAGTAGATACAATCAAGCTTCCCACGTATTTTGGCGATGTCAATATCATATAGTGTGGACTCCAAAGTATCGATTTAGGATCTTGAAGAACAATATAGGTAAAGAAGTTTATCGATGTATTTATGTTTACTGTAATCAACTTGGATGTGAAGTAGTAGAGTTAAATATACAAGTTGACCACGTGCATTTAGTAGTAAAGATTCCACCAAAGCTATCGATATCCAAGTTGATGGGGGTATTGAAAGGCAAAATAGCCTTAAAGCTATTTAGTAAGTTTCCTCATCTCAGGAAGAACAGGCTTTGGGGTAATCACTTTTGGCAAAGAGGCTATTTTGTCGATAGTGTAGGAATCAATGAAGAAATCATACGCCGATATGTAAGACACCAAGAGAAGCAAGAGCGAGTAAAGCAGCACCAGTTGGCGTTGGATTAA